The Scleropages formosus chromosome 3, fSclFor1.1, whole genome shotgun sequence genome contains the following window.
GTGACAGCGCACCGCTGGACAGCTGCTCCAACATGTCCTCCAGCCACCTCCCCCTCCGCATCCTCGGTGAGTTCCTCCAAAAGTCTGCCTACCACGCTTTCGCCGTGAGCTCTCGGACAAATGCAACTTCTTTGATTCGAAAGGCAGGCCTTCCTTCGGTGGTTCGCGTCAGGATTTACGCATAAGAAACATCTGCAGAAGAGTGGGTGTCGAGATGCAGGCcttgtttcttcatttttaccCACAAGGCTGATTTTtctactaaccctaacccaaactgAAGTGCGCTCCTCGAGCTAGTTTTCACATCTAAAATGcgacaattttgaaaaaatccACTGTTTGCTTCAAACTAGTCGGAAAGTAAGGGAGTGATTTTGGAGAAATATGGCACCGGGCCTCAAGTCGGTGACGGCGTGAGCTGGACTGCAGGTATGAGCCTGACCGAAAAGGTACTGTAATCACTTCAGGCGGACAGCGGTCATACAGGTGACCGAATGAACGGCGCTGCTTGAGCCGTACGGCTGGTTACCGCGCCGGCTGGTTCAAAATCAACACGTTCGCTCGAGAACGGGTATCACATTAAATCTGAGTGTTCGTTCGGCTTTAAATGGGCTCCTTTGGCTTTATTTGGATGTCAGATTTACATAtggttttgttattttgtttccgAAGGTCTGCTACTGCTTGTTGGCACGGGGTTCGGCGAAAACGACACCGGTTCTTCCACAACGGTGCAAAGCAGTACCTCCAGAACAGTAGGCCTACAGACCAGCGTCTCCACAATGGAAATACACAGCAGTGCGAACAATGTGTCCGGATCCAGCAGCTCCACCCCCACCGAGGCCCTGGTCGAGACCACGGGCGCAGCGCACGATAGCCTCAAAACAACGACGATGTCGGTAGGGAGCCCTACGCCGGAGACCAGCACAGGAAAACGAACCACGAAGCTGTCGACCAGCGCATCCTGGAGCAGCACGAGTCCGACGCCTCGCATCAGCGAGACGACAGGTGGGCGGCAGCCTCCTCGAGAGGTGCCACGCTGTTGAAAGACGAGTCCTCCTTCAGTGCTTCACTTGTAGGGGTGTGGAAAATGGCAGCGGGGTCAAGTAAAGAGGTGCTGATTTTTGGCCGTCTTAATGTGACATCTTAACTATTAAGGTgaatttcagatgtttaaatGAAGTGCACGATAAATGTCCACCTCCCTCGATTGCTGGGTCCTTTGCACACGTCTTGCGTATTACATTAAACGTAGGCAAAGCACAGgacaaaaaaacaattaataaatacaaGTCTTACGGCAAATTTTTAATTCGTTGTAGCTGCAGCTAACCTATTTTACAGATCCCAACCTGTGGATAATTTAAGGGACGTCTGTGAtattaagcttttgttgatCGTCGCGTGGGGTGACGCAGTGGACTTGGCCGGATCCTACTCCCCggcgggtctgcggttcgagtcccgccctgggcgcgtcccctccccctctggccttgcgccccgtgttgccgggttaggctccggttcgcctcggGACCGGCGGTTTCGGACTGTGCGCGTACGCGTGTGTGGGGTTTCAGTTTCTTGGCAAAACTTGTACTCGAAAATTGAAGACAGTGTATTCACGAGACGAGCGGTGAGCAAAAGGCAGAGTCGCTCATTAAAAAGTTTTGTCATAACTTTAAATGTCACAGTTAAATGTCAACGATCCGTTCACTACGCGCGTTACCGTGCCAGTGTGTCCCACAGCGGCTCTGAGCTCTACGCTCGAATCTACATGCGTAGGAAATAGCTGCTGAAGGGCACTGGGTGCGAGTTTGGGCCCTGCAGGGGAAGTCCTGGAGGCTTCAGTCAAACCCGCCCAACAATTTTCCGCCGAGCGTCGGTGTGGGCCGCTCGAGCCGCTCTCTCTGCGTCGGGTTCGAGCCGGCCCACACCGGCGAGCCGTGTGCGAcgcagaagaagcagcagctgttGTTTGAATGTCGCGTCTCAGATACGGCAGACAGCGCTGGGCGAGCTGCGGTTCGGCACCAAGCGCCAATGGCTTTGGCATGTTTTGcgggcaaagaaacaaatccCTCAGATAACCTAATGatctgaaaatgaatgtaacGTTGTGTACCTTCTTACCGGGCAAATTCTCCACCAAAAATTATTTAAGGACCCCTATGATATTACTTTGCGGTGTAAAGTTAAAAGTAGCTGCAGAACCTGTGATTACTAAAattagaacagtttttttttaaatatatataattgcTTGTACAGTTAAGGTTTCTGGTTATCcattaccttgctgtatgaaagggtaaattgCAAGTaacataacactgtaagttactttggagaaaagcgtcagctaaaaggttttatttgccTATTTTAACTTACGGTAGAAAAATGCAAgtacataaatacattacaaTGCACAACTAGGATTTATTTGTTAATTCAATTCACTATCGATAACTCCTTGTCCGGGTCAGGGACGTGGTGGTCCAGAGAATATGCCGGAAGTACAGGATGTGAGGCAGTGTACAACCTGGATAGGATAACAATTTGTCAGACTCCGCACACACTGAGCCAGACTGGATCCCACATAAAAAGCCATagttcaggtgctgtgagacagcagcgcttcctgctgtgccccacccccacccccacccccacccccatgaaTTGTTTTTGCACAAACTAAATCATCCCAGATTCAGATCATTCCCAGATCAAATTTGTAGATGGATCTGATGTACGGTTTCAATCATGACAGCGTTGTTGCAGAGTAACAGTAACAAGTAGTGTGCTAAAAGCAGCGTGCAATGTTTAGGTGAACAGCACTGGGAGTCATAATGCTGGGGTGAAGCGGCATGAGGCTGCGAGTGAAACCAGCAGAGATGCGGCTTCCTGTGTCTCGCTCGCGGTAAATGCAGCCTGGAGCTCTGCAGCGAGGCCCTCGCTCACTCCCTTGATCACTCTCCAGGCCACGGCAGTAACCCCACGACAGACCGGGCTGTTTCGCCGTGCTGCATCCCTAAGGGTTGTGTGGTCTCCGGAGAGGTTCATTTTGCTGTACCTCTTATGGTCTCACATTTGTACAATGAGACCTTAAAAATATACCGTATGTCATATCCCCAAACTCTTATTCAGTGGCCACTGGTGTTTGAAACACGTCTAGCATTCCTCACCTTTGTTACTGATCAATAAATTCAGGAATATCAGAGCCGTAGACACCGATTGACGCTAGTAGAACCCATGGAGTGAATGCGGCACCACAGCCCTGCTGGGTTTCCATTCTGTCTgggtgcattttgctgccaactagtgGCGGGACAGAGGAATGCAGGTTGTTTTCCCTCCACAACAGACAGTTGGGTGATgattttttcattcatacatGCAGGCAGGGAAATGCTTgtaaaaaagtgagaaaaaaggaacaacTAAATGTTTAGACtcattcagttaaatgtaaTGACAaagatttttaagttttaacaaagttttttttctttttgtgacaGCAACAAGTGCAGCAGCACATCGCTCTCAGCTTGACTACTCAGGTAAGCAGATTTGACTTGTGTGTAATCAGCTAGTCtagatatattttttattgtatcttACCGAATATGAAGCCAAAATATCAAACTTTCTTTTGTAGGATACATCATTTTATTCCTCCTGCTCATCAGCATCATCCTTGTTGTCatgttcatttactttttacGGAAAAAAACAAGGGTGAGAATTTTCTACATCTTTTGGAAAAGGATGTCCATCTTTTGAATGTGCTCATGGCGAGTGTTAAAATCTGCCTAATTTTATATATCCTCAGTCTGCCCATTGTTTTTCTCAGGGTTTTGTAAATGCGAAAATGTAAGAGTTTTAACAAAAATCAAATCTAATCTAACCTTTACCCTGTATTTCCAGCATTATTCCTTTGACCTGTACCAGAAAGGTGCAGAAGACATTGACATTCCTCTAAGCTCTGTGGGGCAAAGAGGTGTATTTGCATCAACCCAAAATGAtggtaaatatttctgtttctgttacggatatttttattttaatgttactttCAAAAAACAGTCCATGAGAATCATGTGAAACACATGGCATACTCAAAACGAACCGTCACATCGATCACCAGAGCGGTGTTACCCTTCGCCACGACAAGGTAGCAGTGGAAAGCAATGGGACCTTCCGGATAATTCCTGCAAAAGAGAGGCATGCACTGGCTCCGCTACTGACAAACACAATTGGGGTTGATATTTCAGAagtatagggtgtgaggcagggtacaccatggatgggacatcagtccaccaCAGTTCAgcacatcatttttatttacttagaattacattgcattaaaactaaattagaattcatttaaaatgccaCCAATACAACCTCCTGACTAATTTCAGCGGCTGACTGATTAATCTGTAGTACGGACATCCCTTGACTTATTTACGAGTTAGGTTGTGTAAGAACGTATAGTAAGAAATACTTAAcacttttgccattttcattaactttaaaCGGCATTAAAATTGACAgtaagttttttattttttttttacaaaaactatGTTGTTTCAACAAAGTGCAGATTCTGTGCAAACTGGTGACCATTTCATTCCATAATcatgtgcaatttttttcattttcagtctttcAGTTTCATCTCTTTCAGTCTTTTTCGCTGACACTCGGGAACAGCAGACGTGAGCCgtaaacacagtgaaactgaGTTGATTTAATCCAGTCCCGCAATCCTTTCTgagtgtgttttattgcagtCTAGTGGCGGGATGTGCAAATGTTGGTTGTGTCTGCTGTGCAACTAACAGCACAACaggaatttttgaaaatacacaaagtaaaCAGTTAAAAACAGATTAACTGCAAGAcatttgtatctttgaaaatctgTAACTTGAATGTTTGTATCGCAAGGAACAATGCTCATGGACCACAGAGCAATAAACCCTTTGTATCCCTACTTTGTGAGCAGAGAAGCCTGCGGAAGGCCTCACGTACGTGTCCGGTGTCCCCGAGGAGCCGAAGGCACCATCGAGGGAGACCTTGTCGCAGACTGGAAGCGAGAAACTGGACAGCAACAACGGTACTGAGCCCCGCCCCACCCCGTCCCGTCCCGAGCTTTCTGCCTATTACAGGACTGCAGCACTCAACTTTGATTTATCATTTGTAACTATACTGATGACTTTCCTCTAAACACTAAAATTCTGCATTAGACGGTAATAAATCCTGGTTGCTTAGTTAGAATTTCACGATAATTCTCTTGGAAAAATGGAGAAGAATTTGATCATGTAGAATTAGGTTTTTAGGCTCCCAGAAGGGTCaagtgtcagcagcagcagcagcagcagagcagaactCCACACTCATGTACAAGCTAGACAGACTGCAGTTTAGCACAAGTGAGCCTTAGCGATTTGGAAcgatgtgtatttttaaatgacgGTGTCTGCGCTTACATTTTTACTGCCATATCGACATATCACACGGCCCTTTACGTGCAGTCAAAGCAGCAGTTGCTTACGCAGGTGTGACGTGCAACAGGACATCGAGGGTGATGTCACTTCCCgcccaaagtcagcagctcgaATGCCCTGCCGTTACCTTAATCTGGCGGCTGTGAGCAGAGTAGCGACACCATGGCCTTCAGGTGTCATGTGTCCTTTCTCCTCTGCCTATTTATGGTACCTTTACCATGCTTTTACAACATTAGGTTTGCATAAGCAGCATGTATTGGTTGCCACAGACAAGTAACAGATCCTGCTATTCCTTACTTTTGTTTATCTCAGATTTCTCttcttcacttttctccaaagcagcatacagtcTCTGTTTAGCCTACACaggctgcttacactgatttacccatttatacagaaaggtcatttttattgtaccagtttagggtaagtatcttgatcaaaggtatAACAGAaggagctgagattcaaacctggatccttaaGAGCAGAGGGTAGCTACTGTAACCAACTGTATGCCACCTACTACTTTACTCTAATCATCTTAAGCTTCAAATAAGCTTTAAAATGTGCGCTTCACAATATAATTTGTCTTAATTTGACAGAACCTGTTATGCAGACATTACTTTATACTACACCCATTGATACATCTTGGTAATCAATTAAGTTATTAAGAACAATTAagatttaataaagttatttacTCCAATAGCTcactcatttctccaaagccacttataatATTGATTTCCAATGAATAAAATTCTTCCTTTCCCTGCAAAGATGACCCTGATAAAGTGGCCAGCGAGGACAGCTTTGGCTCCCAGGTGCCGCTGACCCCCAACGACAAGCCGCTTGATTTCACCTTTGACCTGATGGACGGCGAGCCGAACCACTCCAGCAAGACGTCCTCGGAAtccctggaggagcagcagaacGAGAATAACAACAACATGATGGGGAGCTACAGAGGTCAGTCTTCATCAGCAGCATCCTGGGTTTAAAAGCATGGATAAAAGCATCCATTTGGACATCAGCAGGCTCAGTGATGCATCTTCTTCCAACTCATCATGATTCTAGCTGTATTTTAGCGGCACTGGTGTTCGATGTAGAAGGTGTGTATTACGGCCTCTTactctctttttcttctttcacatTGCAGTTCTCTGCAGAGTAGATCCCAACCCTGCAGGTCCGAGTGAGACCTTCACCGAGATCAGTCTAGACGAGCCTGTGTAGGAGAACATCACTACTGCAGCTGTCAGTATCATGTAGTGGGTGAACTGATGCTCAGTGTACTATACATGTGAATGCATATAGCATATTTATGTGTTCATACGTCGTTGACGTTTTAGTAAGTCAgtttatattgttgttttttccagGATTCTGGAAATTTTACACTGCCTCCAAAGCTTCCACCACCTCCAGGGTTTATCAAAGCTATTCAATCGCTGTTTTACTCGTGGCTTGattttgttcataattcaaTCCTATGAAGTTTAACTTGGTTTGAAAACGACTTtgttttaagctacttattttGTCAAAATGAAACTGCTATATTTAGAAGTGTATAAAGTGGACCTCATCATGAATCCGACAGACCGCATGCGTCTTcatggaaacattttgtttacaagtgttactttttaaaattagtctTATGTTGTCAGCTGATCATCaacatgtttataaaaaaaaaaatgtgctaaaaatGTTGATGGACAATGTTAGTTAAAATGCTTCACTTTTGTTGCTTTACTGCCTAGATATTAAATTTGGTTTGAGGAGTAACGTAGAATTCGTTGTGTGAAAATACATTCCCTTACCCTATCTCTTTTTAAATCTAACAAATACATGTCCGAATTCCTGCTCTGGATGCAGTGGGTCTACGAGCAATTTAAAGAATTTGAACCCTGGACAAGCACCATTTTACCCTCCCTGGTTCCTCTGTCCTGGACAAGGGTCACATTACTTCTCCAAAACATGGGTTCTGGGAATACACTGGTGATGATCAGAAAAGGAAGATCACCACTCTGAACTATGGAGAATTTATGCTGCAATGCAAGTTAATATTTGAAGCCTGAAGCTGGCAGAAGGTAAACACCATAACATTTACTTCTATCTCTACAAAAACATTCAGGAATATCACCTGCTCCTCTTTACttacacttatatttatttgacaTCTCCAGTAACAACTTAGTGTTTTTCCCACTTATagagttgggtcatttttactgttatttcagggtaagtaccttgatcaatgtactacagaaggaggtgtgattcaaaccttggtCTTTTCAGTACAACGTGGCAGCTGTAACTGCGATGACACCTGCTACCCACAAGCGTTGCCACATTTTGAACACGTGACACTAGAGAATGCGCAGGCGGTAGATCTCACTGAAGTTCCCCAGGAGGGGGTAGAGGTGTTGATGCACTAGTATCCAGTACATAAGaggtgaaaattaaatttaaagacagaagacaaactgaCCATTTTGGTGCTCTGTTGAAAACAGTTCCAGTGGAAGATCTACATaataaaacaaggtaaaaagaTGGGGAAACATTCAGCTATGATAACCTAACAGGGGTAGAGGAGAGTGTGTCCAAGGAACCTTTCCCCAGCCTAGGTGAGAACAAAGGACAGATGAAGCATTTGCTCCTCAGGATGACCGTTGgacagaagaagaggagacaaTTTTGCATTCAATACCAACAATATCATAATGCCCtaaattgacatttttattacaaaacaactttacaaaaaaacaaaatttgttgGTGTTGTGTTCTAAACCAAAAGTTAAAATAAGGAACATTCtttgaagaagagaaaaaaaaaagtttaggtAATGAAGTACAGTACTTAACCTAAAGgcataaataaatcacaaccATTGCTAATGGCCTGGGAGAAAAGCACAAGTCCAGCGCTGCTGCAGCAACTCCTACATCACTATGGGACAGATCCTTTCTAGCACGTCACATAACCAAGAGGCCGAGGTCAGTACAGTACATCATTAAGACCCGTAAAATAAATCGCACAACACTACTGTTTCGCTGGAGTCCCTGCATCGCCGGAGGAATTCCACTGGAATCGTCTTCACAACTTCAACTTCTTGCGTCGCCCTCGCCCATCTGCTGTCCCGTCTGCTTTGCGCTTCTGGCTCTGATCAGGACATACAGAAGGGCATTTGCAGAAGGTGCTCTTTGCATCTCATTCCTACCAAAACTGCTCTTCTGCACACTCCTTCAAGTTGTTAAGAactttataaaaatacaaaagatatTATGCGAACAGAACCGAAAGAGCAAGAACAAAGGGGAACAGGAACAAAAACCAGATAGAAAgcctaaaataaaaacacagcttaGCGGTGTTTAAAACTTCAGTCACTGGAAGTCACAATGGTACTGATACACTGCTTTAAGGCATAGTGAAACAGGTTTTTATTGCCATTAAATTTACTTTCATGAACGTGAAATTCTGCAAGTAACAAGATGATTAAATACATcactttttcctcctttcctacTGATGTCATAgagacaaaacagaagaaaagccATTAAACAGATAATTAATATATACAGATCTTTCCCGAACGTCTGTGTATGTGAACAGTTGCTAACCAAATGCAGAGAAGTTTCAGAGCAGCTATTGCAAAAAGAGCAGTTTGTCTTGATGCTTTCTTTACGTTTTAGTCAGCTTTTAGCTGGATGTAGTCGATGACTGATTTATATCAACGCTCCATAACCTCATCCGTTTGTTCTGCAAACTCAGATGCGCATCACAGGAGACTGCTGACTTTTTCCATCTTTCAAATATGAACCATCCGTGAGGATACAACGCCACCCACCTGGACACAAGCTCAACAAAAAAAGATGATGCAACGAGAAGAAGTTCACTCACCGATGATGGTCGAGgacccctcttcttcttctcagccttctccttctcctccagctccatgtTTTCTCGCTCTATGAGCGTGATCAGCGTGTTGCATCGTCTCTGCAGTTCCTGCACATTGAACAGACATCACCAACAGGTGTTTGATACCCCCAACCCCCAGTCCctagtacactggctccttgtgtttcAAATACTTGAGTTACAaatttcaaagatacaaacattct
Protein-coding sequences here:
- the LOC108936689 gene encoding uncharacterized protein LOC108936689, encoding MSSSHLPLRILGLLLLVGTGFGENDTGSSTTVQSSTSRTVGLQTSVSTMEIHSSANNVSGSSSSTPTEALVETTGAAHDSLKTTTMSVGSPTPETSTGKRTTKLSTSASWSSTSPTPRISETTATSAAAHRSQLDYSGYIILFLLLISIILVVMFIYFLRKKTRHYSFDLYQKGAEDIDIPLSSVGQRGVFASTQNDEKPAEGLTYVSGVPEEPKAPSRETLSQTGSEKLDSNNDDPDKVASEDSFGSQVPLTPNDKPLDFTFDLMDGEPNHSSKTSSESLEEQQNENNNNMMGSYRVLCRVDPNPAGPSETFTEISLDEPV